In the Clupea harengus chromosome 16, Ch_v2.0.2, whole genome shotgun sequence genome, one interval contains:
- the LOC116224108 gene encoding uncharacterized protein LOC116224108 — protein MITYSNLKAHVNEDSLQIRSSDVHNYHLDALKENDQLSKQTYGVVKECPFAELQYFDVTRAFPPDLMHDFLEGIIPIVVCKVITALHQLKIVTLNDINSELEAFTFGKNDRGHIPQTLPQSVLKRKLTGSAAQNLCLFRILPFLIGHYIPEGEIHWDIYLKCREIGDLILSPCIRKSIIPVLSFQIGEFLSSFQTVFPNTFTPKLHSHIHYPRLMLEFGPLKHLWCMRFEGKHQYFKRLSHNTCNFKNLCYTLSKRHQLRQCWELTSLDILHQRSYTEGERQVPFRSLPFDIQEGIALKSEVEDISKEEKVGIVSSLLTNNIKYKVGDTIIIDVVEEDIPIFMKLEKNHTVQGSLAYLWKMTDTQDIQLSLSCLFFGGPEKMGCC, from the coding sequence ATGATTACATACAGCAACTTAAAAGCACATGTGAATGAAGACAGTTTGCAAATCAGGTCTTCAGATGTTCACAATTACCATCTTGATGCACTTAAGGAGAACGATCAACTCTCAAAACAGACCTATGGAGTAGTGAAAGAATGTCCATTTGCTGAGCTTCAATACTTTGATGTCACCCGAGCATTTCCTCCAGACCTAATGCACGATTTCTTAGAGGGCATCATACCAATTGTTGTTTGCAAGGTTATCACTGCACTTCATCAGCTCAAAATTGTGACACTGAATGACATAAACTCAGAGCTGGAAGCATTCACTTTTGGGAAAAATGATAGAGGTCACATCCCACAGACATTACCACAGAGTGTACTGAAACGCAAGTTAACTGGATCAGCAGCACAAAACTTGTGTTTATTCAGGATCTTGCCATTCCTTATTGGACATTATATTCCAGAAGGCGAGATACACTGGGATATTTATCTCAAGTGCAGAGAAATCGGCGATCTTATCCTCTCTCCCTGCATCAGAAAGAGCATCATTCCGGTCCTCAGCTTCCAAATTGGTgaatttctctcctctttccagaCTGTGTTCCCAAATACTTTCACACCTAAATTGCACTCTCACATCCACTATCCGCGTCTGATGTTAGAGTTTGGCCCACTGAAACATCTGTGGTGCATGAGATTTGAGGGTAAACACCAATACTTCAAGAGATTGTCCCACAACACTTGTAACTTCAAGAACCTTTGTTACACCCTctccaaaagacaccagttgcGGCAGTGTTGGGAACTAACATCCCTAGACATCCTCCACCAGCGCTCATACACTGAAGGTGAACGTCAAGTCCCATTCCGCTCTCTTCCCTTTGACATTCAGGAAGGCATTGCGTTAAAGAGTGAGGTTGAAGACATATCAAAGGAGGAGAAAGTTGGAATTGTTAGCTCTCTACTGACCAATAACATCAAATACAAAGTAGGTGACACCATCATAATTGATGTGGTAGAGGAGGACATTCCCATCTTTATGAAATTAGAAAAAAATCATACAGTTCAGGGCTCTCTGGCTTATCTTTGGAAAATGACTGACACCCAAGACATTCAATTGTCACTATCATGCCTTTTCTTTGGAGGACCAGAAAAAATGGGTTGTTGTTAA